The sequence ctaggcttatgggggtTCAATTAGGTTATAGTTAGATTGTATTAACTTTATTTCATTCGCTCTTgaacttttataattttatttagtttgtaatatttatttaatatttagacTTATATCTAACTTAGTTtactttctccattttatcattcttttgtTATGATTTATCTCAGTTGGATGATGATGCCTCCTTAGTTTCCATTAATTGGGCgttcatactatacttttgtatctttttctaATGCAGATTTGATATTTTATCCAGCTTACCTTTTGGactcggagatagggtgagctttcagAGCTAAAAGTTGATTTTCTCTCCTATTATTTTTGGATAGTCTTTACTTTTGAGACTGTCTATATATTGAAATTATTCAGTGCTCATCATTTGTatttagtagctcttgtaccaacctTACTGGGTCGTTGGATACTCCTTTGTACACTTTTCTCATTCTTCACCTTTATTTAGTATCTTACTcatgtatatatctatttactatttagttgtatgctttgtttttggtatttcttaTACCTCCCACCAATTAGCCCAGTACTAACATTCTGAGCTATGGTTTGGTTTACCTAGTAGTGCATTAAAGTAGatgtcatcatgacttgagatattaggtcatgaaaaattggtattagagtgcCCAGTTCactggtattattggtacaaaagcaagtgtctagtagagtcctggaTCAAAACAATAGCGTCAGTTTCttatctttaagaggctataggacattcttaggagaatTTCACTTTCTTCATTGTGTATGCTAAGTTTCTATTGGTTTCTAAGGTTCTcactatttcattctttcataGTCAATATACGTCTACAATGAATGACAATGAGAACCCCGAGTCTCCAGCCGAGGCACCTATTAGCGATCGTGGAAGACTTGGAGGCCGCGAATAGGCTAGAGTAGCAGCCCCAGTGAGGGGTTAGGGGAGGGATCCTTCACCATATCCTGCTATTACTCCCGAGCTAGAGGTAGCTCCAAAGGCTCCACCGCCCCAGCCATTAGTAGCCAAGGGGGTAGCCCAGGCTCCACCGTAGTTTATTTTATCTTCATTGCTcatatatttatttcttcttcatttcttaaAGATTCCTTGGTACAGTTATTGAGATTAGTTTGTGGTGTACctaatgtgctatagaaatataacactttcaacccttaaaatgaggaaaatatgcaagtttctgaggtctttttgttagatatgatgtattttgggtatgttttgtaggaaactatgTTTTGGTTGATAGGTTCGTGAAAATGGTAAAAAcaaggtgtttttggctacttttggagTGATCATGGATGATTGGGATATTTTCTAGCTTGATCATGATTAAATTATGTTCGacaaagaagagctgaaaagctAACTCCCGACACCTATTAAGTTGACCCACAGACGGCAGGTAGGACCTACAAACGTAGGTACACAAAGTGGgtaccaaaaattcaaaatctcaaGAGCTGAGCATTGCAGGATTTTTGTTCCTACTACCTACACTATGTGCCTAGGAAGCAGGCAGTACCTGGACCTTGCCAGATCGCAGGTACAGAGAGcaagtggccaccgaccctattttttttattttgttcaagattaatttttaggattttctcttatactataaatacccctgaTGTACTTTTTAGTTGAAATGAtacacttttaacacttagaaatatattttgatttcatgaTCTATCTTTGATCTTAggatttcattgtattgactttgattgattatttagtttaaggttgtgggtttttattcatcttatcattgtgatttcatctttgttttccaacatgaatattatttatttcttcacaaGTAGGAgaggctaaaacccatagctaaaGTTTTACAAACCCTGGctgattgacaaagtaggggatgCGTAATTGTTGAATTGAACCCATACATATGTCATGCATTATATTATCTTCATTGTAATAGTTGTCTTAGCTGTTGCAAATGTTTGGATCCCTCCTAGATATTGATACTTACTCCAAAAAAGAAgtagtgactaagaaaagataatgacaacagtaatttaggAGTTAATAGTCAATCTATTGTAGTACAATGGAATATCTAAATGATTATTAGCATTTATCTAataacttaagactcaaaaggtgatatttaattgggatcaagattagggttagtaatgcgatattctgagactcaaaaggtaaagggagAAATCCTCCTGCTAGTCCAACagactgtaggaggtacataacttattgattttacatgcaaggtattgggttggtttaaCAACACACGATAAACCTACGGAGTTGAGATGCtaggggaaacacaatcctagtatccACCCATAACTAATTTCAACCAGAGTTAATTTTGCTACTTGCTCAATATTACTACAAATAAATCAccccatttactttctagtaCTGCCTGTAGACTAGAACTGCTGATAACCACACTTCCACGTGTTCCcttaggattcaaccccaaccttagttgaGATACTATATCTTGACAGTGACCCTACCATCATTTAAAAAGAGGTGTTTCTTAGACATCATTGGTACCATATAATGGTGCTCAATCTGTGCATCAAAGTGGTACCGATGTAGGGGCATAACCTTTAGCTGCGACTCCTGGAGTTGTGATTCATACAGCACCAATAGTTGTATATCTAAACTCCACCCATCCAAATATGTCTTttgaggagtagaagatgttgggtatatttctaagattgacttttaatgagtagaagatattgggtagatttcCAAGATTGACTCCATCTAGATTTGTAGTGGCTCAGGGTAAGGATGCCTTTGAGTTCTTAACTGCTTGTGAGAATAGGCTCTAaaatttaggcctagttgaggcttatagggtcaactacattACTTTTTAGTTGGAATTGACAGTTAGACATTGGTGGAGTGATTATGTTGATTTCAGGATAACCAAATCTCCCACTATGACATGGACTCAATTCTTTGAGGCTTTTTTAGAGAAGTGTATGATTGGAAGTCTTCAAAAGAGCTTGAAAATCAGTTATCGGGTTAGAGAAAGGTTCTACAATGGTTTTTGAGTATATGGCATAGTTTCATGAGTTGTCAAAACATGCTTCTACTATCTTACCAACTGAGTATGAGCAGATTTGGTGTTTTGTTAGGGGACTAAGAATTCCTCTTCACATGGCTACTCAATGTTTAGATGTCATTGGTCAATTATATACTATACCTGGTAGGCTAGAGGAAAGATTCTTTGAGTGTTATTATCATAGGTATGACTTCAGTATGTCATCATCCAACATTTGCCTTATTTGATTtaggatccacttattcatatatatatatatgcttataatGCATCGCAGTTAAAGTTGGCTTGAGATCCTTTATATGTGCCATTTGATGTtcccgtgggtgattctttagtagtgaatCATATTTATAGATCATGTATTGTGATCGTTTAATATTCTGATACTCGAGCTAACTGTATTTTGTtatatatagtggattttgatgtgattctaagCATGGACCAGTTATCCCCCTATCATGCGGTCTTGGATTACTTTGCCAGGACTTTTGCCTTAGCTATGCCTAGCATACCCTCATTTGTATGGTAGGGTTAGCTGCACACTGATGGGGATTAATTCCTATGTAAAGGCTAGGAGATTGGTGTTGAAGGGTTATGAGTCTTATATtgcttatatttatgatgttagttTTGAGAGTCCCTCACTTAATTCTATTTCTATTCTCTGTGATATTTAGTTTTCTATTGATCTTGAGTtgggcacccaacctatttctatagcACCTTATGATATAGCTTCTGccaaacttaaggagttgaattctcGTCTTTAGGATCTTTTGGTTAAGGGTTTTAGTATGCCTAGAGTATTGCCTTGTTGCTCCCATCTTGTTCGCgaagaaaaaagatggttccatgcatatgtgtattgactacaggtagttgaataaggtgacagtgaaaaacaagtatcctatgcctcatattgatgatttgttcaacTAGCTTTAAGGAGAGATAATGTTCTATAAGATTGACTTGATATCcagttaccattagttgaggattcagTCAGAGGACATCCCTAAGAAAGCCTTTAGGACTCACTATGTCTATTATGAGTTCTTAataatgtcttttgggttgaccaattacCTAGAAGCATTCATGGATTCAATGAACCGTATTTTCAAGCCTTAATTGGACTCCTTCATGATTgccttcattgatgatatcctcgtttacttgaggagtagagaggagcatgagcaacatttaaggattgtgcttTAGATATTGAGGTATCAtaggctttttgccaaattctgaaagtgcaaattttggctcaatttctTAGATACTTGTGAGACCACATAAAATTATGATCATTTTATTTTGGATCCTTCCATGTGTGTAATGTTGATTTTTAACTTTAATTATGATTAGGTATGTTAAAAGGGAATCTTGGAAATGTTTGGGAATTTTTAAATggggttcggggtcattttgaAACCCCAAGGCAGTAAGCCTACACGATAATGGTGTGCCACTCCACATAGCTTCCGTGATAAGGGCGTGGCACGGAGGCTAAGCTCTGCGATAGCGGTGAGCCATGCCGCTATGTATTTTTCAtccagtttttgttttttttcaccATAGGTGAGTGgcttttggtccttttaccccttGCACAATTTTAATCATTAAATAAAGTCTTTTTTTCAGTTGTCAAAGATCAAATACTACTATTCtcctctttaactcccaaccCAAGAAAGTTTAAGGGTTTCACAAGAAATTCACCATTCAGGATCTAAACTTTGATTTCTCTTTGATTTActctatatttcaggcatgtctctcttttcttaacttgaattttatattgcggcatttatttaatcaatattcatgtgttttaattgatgggtttgaaattggattgagggTTTTTGAGTATTactacttgaattatttttcccatgttttaaaggGATTATTCATGCTTTCATTAATtgtttttaggactgaattggttCATTATGATATTTATTAGAATGGGGGAtagggtttccccaaattgatgagaTTTTGGTTTGATAATGACATTAATATCaacaatattcaaaatttattttgaatatggatatttgcatagtttaatttatcttttgaacctattgcattaaaggataaataaataaatatggtttTAGAATGCCCTTGGTGCCAatggttttagattttaaatctaacttgggagtttaatagttatatggattggtttggcataattgaattagcttgcaaccATATTGGTATAATAGTAAATGACTTAATAAATAACTCCTAGACTAATAGTTGGATTTTtatgcaaactattttaatttagacTTAAagtgaattgtgtagctcaccatgaaggtgtaatTTCAGGGGGCTAACACTGGAAACAACATTTGCCGATGTTGGGGGTAGATATGACTATGTTTCTGGATACACATTTTGTTTTGGGTGGCTATAACCTTGGTATCTTTAGCCTTTTCTTGATTTTCCTTGATACATGCGGCTAACACGAAATGGGGACCTTCCTGTAGGGGGAGTCAGACTTATATAGCCTGTGAGTGCCTTTAGGATGAAGCGATCTATATAGTTCAGGCtaatggtttaaaatattatgtaatTAAACCTTTGCCTGtatcccaacatcctatatatgtatctATAAATGTTGTGTGTATGGTTTTGACTGGATTTGGATAACTGTACTATTTTATCCCCCTCCCTTGAGTTATATGTCAGTGCTTTCCCTATTGACTGTCTATCCACAGAccctgcatcatttcatgatataggttcgaAGGACTTTTTTATCACTCCTATGCAGCGTTAGATGGTGTTGTTAGTcagttgagttgttgtgaagtggtgagcctccacttTTAAAAAATCCCTAccattttattagttttttttttatattttggtaattgtGAATTTCTTTCTATCATAGTCGTGGGCATGTCCGGACTTAGTTTGTTAttcttggtttagaggctttgtggataagTGTTGGGttggtattttgttttgattctttGAAATATCACTTGGTTTAACGATCTTTcttattgttattttagttgacTTCTGTTGTTTACATTTATAGTGCTCTTAAGGCAAGGCTAAAAGGGTTGTCTCCGGCCAATGGTGGGCTCGACATTACCCATTACTACAAGGCCcaagtttgggtcatgacaagcttggtatcagagcacgatttaGGGTCACTATTGTCCACAAATCCATATTGAGTAGGGTATTTTTAGtaagtgtgtagcgcaccatacttataagggggagactataaggcatttaagaatgttttcctttcttgtgttatattttgggctatagagtctagtttctatgaaacttctctaactcttggcttaatcatatttcatatcatgctccccaaagatctgatggTCGTAGAAACTCTGTTGGAATCTTTATCCCACCTAgggaaaatatggaaaaatttgCCTTGTTCACAGAGTGCAGACCTGATGTAGGTTCCCTGCTCCTAACTATACCTCTCCACATGGGTTTCCACCGGTCCCTACTAGTTATCCTCGGGCTTCTCGAGCTATGATACACATGCTCAATCACCTTAGGGGGATATCACTAATACAGAGTTACGTCAGTCTATCCATATTCTTGCTCAACTGGTGGCATCACAGTCACATTGATTTTGATCAAGTTGGCTTTGTTGTTAGTTTATCTGAGGTCACtcgagttggccagtttatgaggttgaatccccaaaCCTTTACAccctctaaggttgaggaggattctcaggggtttattgatgagatagagaagattttctaGGTTATCATGCTATTGATTTTGAGAGCGTGGAGTTTGTTACCTATAAGTTAAAAAATGTggcttaccagtggtatgaggagtggaaaGTGATATGGGTGATAATGATGCATCGACtatgtgggatgagtttttagttacttttcttgatcacttctttcctcaggagttgagggaagctaaggcaaAAGAGTTTGTGAAGATGAAGCAGGGTAAGataagtgttaaggagtatgctctGAAATTCCAGCAATTTTCCTGTTATGCTTCAAAGTTGGTGTCTAACATGAGGTCCAACATGAAAATGTTTACTTCTGGTTTATCCCGTGATTTGGTGCTAGAGTGCAAGGTttctatgttgaataatgatatggacatatccaagcCGGTGGTTTATATGTAGtaggtggaggatgagaaaatGAAGTAGGTAGAGATGGGTGATGTTCCGACTTTTTATGGAATACTTTGCATCTTTTTCTTGGaaaaattgtgtgttttcaagcaaccaaagttGTATTTAGTGGTGGATTTGAGTAATTTTAGGTTAAGGAATAGCTGAAGGAGAAAACTTAGGAAAACACCAGAAAAAAGTCATTGACGGCCCAAGTGGCGGACCGTCAGTAAAGCGACGGGATGTCAGCTGAACCGTCAGTTTGGGTGGCTttttctgagtttaaattttaaatcttttaaacctaggaatatataaataccagctagggttttattttgagattattctgaatctggatattttttatcttagtttCAATCTTTGATTCTCTCTGTAACATAGAAATCTATAAATCAAACTACATCTGGGATTTAAATCATTCCATTGCTATTGAAGATTTAAGAAttaattcttgtaacctttgtaagtaaatTGTGAATttgtttatgaataatacaagtattttttctctttcttctatggagATAAGTGgataagctcccataactagggttatgggagccttgatgtaaatAGTAGATATGGGTTGTGATTCCAATTGAGTTTCTGTAGGAAGTTGATGTTGGATAAACCCTTCTTTGCTTTAattacttttcttggttgcaaacttgaaaagtgatcCCAAGAACAATCACTTGTTTGGATACAAAAGTGtctgttgggaaaagaaagggtttacatgaaATCTAGAGATCTTAATCTTTAGAttaatggaaaatgccttaaCAAGGATTTACctacatgagaaaatggttgagttatcaatacattttttaaatttgagagagttaaaggataaactatccattaaggttgagaaactaatgggtaaataaTAGAATTCAGCTAATCTTGCAGTTAAAATTATTGAGTGGAACTCAAAAGTGActcacaaccctaactgtttagacatcttggtaaccataaccctACTTTCTTTAATATCATTGCATTACTACTAGTAGAAAGCATCATTAGTTGGAAAAACTCCGTTACAATCACTTAGAATacaattcataaatcaaaacccctcTTATTTCGGAACGTTTGATCAACTgtctaataacaatcacaatacttagtgaacacagtattccctatgggattcgacacccaacctagttgggcttTATATTTTACAGCGACCTCTTACTCtatcgtaagagaggtgtaatttgggcgtatcaaattttggcaccgttgctgaggaatacagttgtcaattaagtttgtgtttgttaattgacctttggtcaagtttcccaaattttacttttatttgttgtttttgttttgagtaGGGTAGTtgttgtgtatgccaagtacacggAGATCAGGTGCACCATTATTACTAGTACATCCAAAACCGCAGTTAATTGGCAGAATGGCAGACCCCCAAGATATTGAAAGACTAGCTACTCTGGCTAGAGCTCAACTTAATCAGCAGAATGATGGCCAGTCGGTACGtcatcctaatcctgatgatgaCGATTTGGGGGATaatgatttgttagatcctgTCAACACAAGGCATGTAGAGAATGTGGCTAGACTAGTTAATCATAATGTAAACAGAAATCAGCCCTTTAAGGCAAGGCAAGAGCGTCAACTAGTGCAGTTTGATCTGAATGACGACAAAGATaaaatggatggagcaggtgcaactgGAGCTATCTTTCCTCCACCGCTATCACCTggagctaaatttaatattaccaatacgatgattcaactccttcatcttaaagGGTTGTTCGGTGGTCTTCCCGGAGATGATCCTaatatgcatttagtgaactTTGTTACTATTTGCAAATACTTTGATAATCCAAGAGTAGGACAGAATGCTATCCAACTATGCTTTTTTCCATTATCTCTGTCTAGAGAGGCAACAATGTGGCTCAATGAACTAACTCctattctataaccaactggaggtatTTGAAGGAGGTTTTCCCAGAAAGGTTCTTTCctccttccaggagggtacagttgagggatggaATCAGTAACATCCGATAGCTTCCCACTAAAGCTCTTCATaagacttgggagaggtttaaaaagaagctgatgcaatGCCTGAATTATAACATGACGGATATTAATTTGATGAGACTCTCTATCGGTCTTTGAACTCTATTATGAAGCAAGTAGTGGATAAAGATATAGGAGGGTCATTTGTTGACCTTACTTTTCCAGaggctttggagatgcttgatcgaatgaccaaacagagtaaaacttagcataccagggattctgtggtagcaagacCTACAGAATATGACCAGGACATGGCACACTTGAAAAAACAAATGGATTTTCTAACTAAGCACACTTGAAGAAACAAATGGATTTGCTAACTAAGCATCTATTATCTGGAAAAATGAAGAAGTTAAAAGTTATTACATCCCAGGGAAGAGCTGACTCTAATTCGAAAGAAGAGGAAAATTATCTAAATAATCATGGAGGGGGGGGattcgaggcaatagccaaggaaataaGGTTGGAACTATTACAATAAAGCTGGTTACAgggatagagatcaagggatcTGGAATATAAAGaataataggagtggactatatgaaCCTCCTGGAAGTAGAGATAATGCCGTAACTAGCTCTggaaaaatgtccatggaggacgtaatggagaaattattaaagggagttaaggctaccaactctggggtgactactatgaagagtgattgTCTTCTATGATCCAGTGGGTAAACTCACACTTTAACTTCTATCAAATAGTTAGAgcagcaaatgagccaactcttaGCAGCATTGAATCAGAGAAAGAGCGAAAATCTGCCAAGTAATACAGTTCAGAACCCTCAAAATGATGGCTCTTAGATGGCAATTACCATACAGAGTGGTAAGGTATTTCCAGGCCCATCTGTGGGCAAAGCTATAATGGAAGACGTGATTGATGAGGATATTGAGCATAAAAAAAGtcatctagtagagtctgagAAACGTGATAAGGTTACTGATAATACATCATCCAACTATCAGCAGGTTGATAAGTTAGAGAAGAGTAATGGAAAGAAGGCTGAAGTGGTGGTTACTATGCTGCCAAAACCACCGCCTCCATTCCCCCATCGGTTGAAGAAGAGGGATGATGACACAAAGTTTGGAAATTTTATGGCCATACTTAAGTAGTTAACAATTAATTTGCCATTAGTGTAAGCATTGGAGAAAATGCTcgggtatgcaaagttcatgaaagaccttgttacGAAGAAGCAGACAGTTAGTTATGATACGGTGGACAATCTCCAGCATTGTGGTTCTATTTTCACAAGGTCGTTGGTGCAGAAAAGGCAGACCCAAAAGCATTTACTATCCTAtgcactattgggcctcttgattttgtaaaagctctatgtgatttgggagccagtataaatttgatgccgcttgctgtgtataagaaattgggtttgaGGGATCCTACTCCCACAAACATGAGATTATTTATGGTGGACAGATCTGTGAAGCGGCCCATGGGGATTCTATATGACGTATTATTTAACGTAGCTAGTTTTATATTTCTAGCTGATTTTGTCATTATcgattgtgaggtggattttgaggtgcccataatcttgggttgatcTTTCCTCACAACCGGAGTGTACTTATTGACTTGAGAGAAAATGAGCTACTATTCAGGTTGAATGATGAAGTAGTTCGATTTAAAGTATGCCAGTCCATGAAACAGCATAAAGACATAAGCATTTTTTTTATTACAACAGCAAACCCTGTGTAATCCCACCAAGTGGGTCTGGAGAGTGTAAAATGTATGCAATCCATATCGCTACttttgaagaagtagagaggtttttctattgtggatgtttattatgaggaggagcaggaagtgcctatagaagaaaaaattattgtggAGACCTTAGCTActgtattgatgaattttgatcatgacggtattgaagattatgaggagacGGTGTGTGCCTTAACAGGCATGGGGTCTTATTCATATGCACCCAAGAAATAGGATTTGGACTTAAAAAATAATCCAAGTCCACCTGCTAAGCCTTCTATCGAAGATCCATGAGGTATGTGTTCTTAGGCAGTGGGAAtacactacctattattattgttgctgaCCTGGGTGAGAAATAGGTGGAAGCCctcatctctgttcttaagagatataagagggaTATTGGTTGGACGATTGCAGATATCGCCGGTATCCCTCCTAGTATATGTACAAataagattcagctagaggagTATTATGTTCCGACTACTAAGCATCAACGTCGTctaaacccacctatgcaagaggtggtaaataaagaaatcatcaagtatCTAGATGCAGGAGTAGTATACCCCATCtcagatagtaagtgggtaagtaCCATTCAGTGCGTGCCCAAGAAATAGGGCATGAAAGTGGTGgataatgagaaaaatgagttggTTCTACTCAGGCCTGTTACTGGGtgaagggtgtgtatggattacagaAAACTCAACTCGTGGACATTGAAGTACCAATTTctaatgcctttcatggatcagatactTGATTGGTTGGcgggaagaggttggtattgtttcttggatggttattctggttaCAATCAAATTTCTATAGCCCCGGAGGATCAGGAGAAAATGACATTCAcctgcccatatggtacttttgcattcaagcgaATGTTTTTTGGATTGTGTAATGCACCCGCTACCTTTCAACGGGGATGtccattttctcagatatggttgaagacactttagaggtgtttatggatgatttttcggTGGTGGGAGATTCGTTTGAGTTGTGTTTGGTAAATCTTAGTAGGGCCTTGCAGCGGCGTGAGGAgttcaatcttgtgcttaattagGATAAATGCCACTTCACGGAGAAGGAGGGTATTTTTGTCggacacaaaatttcagcaaaggggATTGAAGTCGATCGATATAAAGTTGAGGTTATAGAGAAGCTTTCACCTCCTATTTCAGTAAAGGGGGTGCGCTGTTTCCTTGGTCATGCAGGCTTCTATCAGagatttataaaggacttctcaaagattgcaaaccctCTTGCAAACTTTTTGAGAAGGAAGTCAGAttctcctttgatgatgatttcttaaaggcatctgaatgccttaaagggaagATAGTTGATGCTCCTATTGTTTTTGCACCGGATTGGTCAAAACCGTTTGAGATCATATGCAATGCAAGTGGTGTTGCCATTGAAGCTGTGTTAggacaaaagaaggacaaattgtttcatccaatctatGATACCAGCAAAGCACTtaatggagctcaaaagaactacaccatcacaGAACAGGAACTTCTTGCagtagtctatgcttttgagaagttttgagcTTATTTGCTAGGAACTAAGGTGGTGGTCCATACTGATCAAGCATCCTTAAGATATTTGATAGCgaaaaaggatgcaaaaccaacgttgattagatgggtgctactgcttcaagaatttgactttgaagtcaaggaTAGGAAGGGTTGCAAAAACCAAGTGGCGGATCATCTGTCTAGGCTGGAAGTTGAGCAAGTAGCTAGAGATAAATTTGAGATCAATAATGCATTTTTGGATGAGCAATCTTGGTTGCTGTTATGGAAAAAACACCTTGGTATGctaattttacaaattatgtgGTGAGCGAGGTGATTTCGAagaatctttctttccatcaaagaaaaaagtttctccatgatatAGCACATTATTTCTAGGATGAGCCATATTTGTTTCGGTGATATACTGAAAATATAATGAGGAGATGCGTTCCAGAAGAAGATATGCTgagtatattggaagcatgtcatgcatCCCCGGTGGGAGGTCATTATGCTAGTGACCGTACTACTAGAAAGGTGCTGCAAAACGGCTATTATTGGCTAACTCTATTCAAAGATGCTTATGAATTCGCGAGAAGATGTGACCAGTGTCAGAGGCAAGGGTCAATCTCCAAAAGCCATAAAATGCCTTTGACAAAAATgatagaggtagaattatttaaCGTCTGGGGCATCGACTTCATGGGGCCCTTCGTGAGCTCTTTTAGGATAAAATACATTCTAGTTACTATTGATTATGTATCGAAATGGGTTGAAGCCATTGCTTTG comes from Capsicum annuum cultivar UCD-10X-F1 chromosome 2, UCD10Xv1.1, whole genome shotgun sequence and encodes:
- the LOC124896194 gene encoding uncharacterized protein LOC124896194; translated protein: MNFDHDGIEDYEETVEALISVLKRYKRDIGWTIADIAGIPPSICTNKIQLEEYYVPTTKHQRRLNPPMQEVVNKEIIKYLDAGVVYPISDSKWASECLKGKIVDAPIVFAPDWSKPFEIICNASGVAIEAVLGQKKDKLFHPIYDTSKALNGAQKNYTITEQELLAVVYAFEKF